The following proteins are co-located in the Streptococcus downei MFe28 genome:
- the mutS gene encoding DNA mismatch repair protein MutS, with amino-acid sequence MAKDKISPGMQQYLDIKESYPDAFLLFRMGDFYELFYDDAVKAAQILEISLTSRNKNADNPIPMAGVPYHSAQQYIDVLVDLGYKVAIAEQMEDPKKAVGVVKREVVQVITPGTVVDSSKPDSSNNFLVAIDYLDGIYGLSYMDLSTGEFYATSLTDFTAVRSEIQNLKAKEVVLGFDLNDKQEEALTKQMNLLLSPEKEVYEDVQLIGPDLSIVEAQAAGKLLQYVHTTQKRELSHLQGLVHYEIKDFLQMTYATKTSLDLLENARTSKKHGSLFWLLDATKTAMGMRLLRTWIDRPLVSREKILGRQEIVQTFLDNFFERSDLTDSLKGVYDIERLASRVSFGKANPKDLLQLGHTLSQVPKIKAILASFASPILDQLNEAIDALPELESLIVSALDQDAPATITEGGMIKTGFDQQLDHYRQVMREGTTWIAEIEAKERAASGISTLKIDYNRKDGYYFHVTNSNLSLVPDHFFRKATLKNSERFGTAELAKIEGDMLEAREHSATLEYDIFMTVRNQVEKYIQRLQDLAKNIATVDALQSLAVVAENNHYVRPQFNDQEVIDIQDGRHAVVEKVMGTQEYIPNTITLDQDTAIQLITGPNMSGKSTYMRQLALTVVMAQIGSFVAAESANLPIFDAIYTRIGAADDLISGQSTFMVEMMEANMAIQRASSQSLILFDELGRGTATYDGMALAQAIIEHIHDQVGAKTFFATHYHELTELSTSLTHLVNVHVATLEKDGDVTFLHKITAGPADKSYGVHVAKIAGLPKDLLQRATKILTDLESHSVSLTSQEEASGLDRTVKQETDNQQLSLFEVAEPNDKLAQALQNLDVVNMTPMEAMNALFELKKML; translated from the coding sequence ATGGCAAAAGATAAAATTTCTCCAGGGATGCAGCAGTATTTAGACATCAAAGAATCCTATCCGGATGCTTTCTTGCTTTTTCGGATGGGGGATTTTTATGAGCTCTTCTATGACGATGCGGTCAAGGCGGCTCAGATCTTGGAAATTAGCCTAACCAGTCGCAATAAGAATGCCGACAATCCCATTCCCATGGCGGGCGTGCCCTATCACTCAGCCCAACAATATATCGATGTTTTGGTTGACTTGGGCTATAAGGTGGCCATTGCTGAGCAGATGGAGGACCCCAAGAAGGCTGTCGGTGTGGTCAAGCGTGAGGTGGTTCAGGTTATCACCCCAGGGACAGTAGTTGATTCCAGCAAACCTGATAGTAGCAATAATTTTCTGGTTGCCATTGACTACCTGGACGGTATTTACGGCCTCTCCTATATGGACCTCTCAACTGGGGAATTTTATGCCACCAGTCTGACAGACTTTACGGCTGTCCGTAGTGAAATTCAAAACCTTAAGGCCAAAGAAGTTGTCCTAGGTTTCGATTTGAATGATAAGCAGGAGGAGGCATTGACCAAGCAGATGAACCTCCTCCTATCGCCTGAAAAGGAAGTTTATGAGGACGTCCAGCTAATTGGTCCTGACCTATCAATCGTAGAGGCTCAAGCAGCCGGCAAGCTCCTCCAATATGTCCACACAACACAAAAACGGGAGCTCAGCCACCTGCAAGGTCTTGTCCACTATGAAATCAAGGATTTCTTGCAGATGACCTATGCCACCAAGACCAGTCTGGACCTTTTAGAAAACGCTAGAACCAGCAAGAAACATGGCAGTCTTTTCTGGCTTTTGGATGCCACTAAAACAGCCATGGGGATGAGACTCTTGCGGACCTGGATTGACCGCCCCCTAGTCAGTCGAGAGAAAATCCTGGGACGCCAAGAGATTGTTCAAACCTTTTTGGATAACTTTTTTGAGCGCAGTGACCTGACTGACAGTCTAAAGGGGGTCTATGATATTGAGCGCCTGGCTAGTCGGGTTTCTTTCGGCAAGGCCAATCCCAAGGACCTCCTGCAACTGGGCCACACCCTGTCTCAGGTTCCCAAAATCAAGGCCATTCTAGCTAGTTTTGCTAGCCCCATTTTAGACCAATTAAATGAAGCCATTGATGCCCTACCAGAATTGGAGAGTCTAATTGTTTCTGCCCTTGACCAGGATGCACCAGCCACCATCACCGAAGGGGGCATGATTAAGACTGGCTTTGACCAGCAGCTGGACCACTACCGGCAGGTTATGCGGGAAGGAACCACCTGGATTGCCGAAATCGAAGCCAAGGAGCGAGCAGCCAGCGGGATTTCCACCCTCAAGATTGATTACAACCGCAAGGATGGTTACTATTTCCATGTGACCAATTCCAATCTTTCCCTAGTACCAGACCATTTCTTTCGCAAGGCAACTCTGAAAAATTCTGAGCGGTTTGGAACTGCTGAACTAGCCAAAATTGAAGGTGATATGCTGGAAGCGAGGGAGCACTCGGCAACCCTTGAGTACGATATCTTTATGACCGTCCGCAATCAGGTGGAAAAATACATCCAGCGCCTGCAAGACCTGGCTAAAAATATTGCAACTGTGGATGCTCTGCAAAGTCTAGCTGTTGTCGCTGAAAATAATCATTATGTGCGACCCCAGTTCAATGACCAAGAGGTCATTGACATTCAAGACGGTCGCCATGCTGTTGTCGAAAAGGTCATGGGAACCCAGGAATACATCCCCAACACCATAACCTTAGACCAGGATACCGCTATTCAGCTGATTACGGGTCCTAATATGAGTGGGAAATCCACCTATATGCGCCAGCTAGCCCTGACTGTTGTTATGGCCCAAATTGGCTCCTTTGTGGCCGCTGAGTCAGCCAATTTGCCAATTTTTGATGCTATCTATACACGGATTGGGGCAGCTGATGACCTGATTTCTGGTCAATCCACCTTCATGGTTGAGATGATGGAGGCCAACATGGCCATCCAGCGGGCCAGCAGTCAGTCCCTTATCCTCTTTGATGAATTGGGTCGAGGCACCGCCACCTATGACGGAATGGCTCTAGCTCAAGCCATTATCGAACACATTCACGACCAGGTAGGGGCTAAGACCTTCTTCGCCACCCACTATCATGAGTTGACAGAACTGTCAACTAGCTTGACACATCTGGTCAATGTTCATGTAGCGACTCTGGAAAAGGATGGGGATGTCACCTTCCTGCATAAGATTACAGCTGGTCCAGCCGATAAGTCCTACGGGGTTCATGTTGCGAAAATTGCAGGGCTCCCCAAGGACCTCCTTCAGCGGGCCACCAAAATATTGACGGATTTAGAATCCCACTCGGTCAGCCTGACCAGCCAAGAGGAAGCTTCTGGGCTTGACAGGACTGTCAAGCAGGAAACAGACAATCAGCAGCTATCACTCTTTGAGGTGGCTGAACCCAATGACAAGTTAGCTCAGGCTCTCCAGAATTTGGATGTGGTCAATATGACCCCAATGGAAGCTATGAATGCCCTCTTCGAATTGAAAAAAATGTTATAA
- a CDS encoding YlbF family regulator, which translates to MTDLNQAVKKLQTLMAQHESVEAFQAVQAKVKAQPNLNHLAHDMKTYQQEAVLYEKLEKNRAADQSGQAADRLNQELSNLPLVQDYRSKMQDASDLLQYVTKSLEEKINEGLANGKR; encoded by the coding sequence ATGACGGATTTAAACCAAGCTGTAAAAAAACTACAGACCCTCATGGCCCAACATGAGAGCGTTGAGGCCTTTCAAGCGGTGCAGGCCAAGGTAAAGGCCCAGCCAAATTTGAATCATTTGGCTCACGACATGAAGACCTATCAGCAGGAGGCAGTTCTCTACGAAAAACTAGAAAAAAATCGGGCAGCCGACCAGTCAGGTCAGGCTGCCGATCGCTTAAATCAGGAACTTTCGAACCTCCCCTTGGTACAGGACTACCGTTCCAAAATGCAGGATGCTAGTGATCTTCTGCAGTATGTGACCAAGAGTTTGGAAGAAAAGATTAACGAAGGATTAGCAAATGGCAAAAGATAA
- the argR gene encoding arginine repressor translates to MNKIERQNKIRAIIQEERVGTQEEIKASLARQGIAVTQATLSRDLREIGLLKRRDENGKLYYSLSAEETSHLSDVARDYIKKISRASFILVLSTELGEADVLANIIDREGRSDILGTVAGADTLLVICQDAVKAQTIEEELN, encoded by the coding sequence ATGAATAAAATTGAACGTCAAAATAAGATAAGAGCCATTATTCAAGAGGAACGAGTGGGAACCCAAGAAGAAATCAAGGCTAGCCTGGCACGGCAAGGGATTGCCGTCACCCAAGCTACCCTGTCTCGGGATTTGCGAGAGATTGGTCTGCTCAAACGTCGCGATGAAAATGGAAAGCTCTATTATAGCTTGTCAGCCGAGGAGACTTCCCATCTGTCGGATGTGGCCAGGGACTATATTAAAAAGATTTCACGAGCTAGTTTTATTCTGGTTCTTAGTACAGAGCTGGGAGAAGCCGATGTCTTGGCTAATATCATTGATCGAGAAGGTCGCAGTGATATTCTGGGAACGGTTGCAGGTGCTGATACCCTCTTGGTTATCTGTCAAGATGCAGTCAAGGCTCAGACCATTGAGGAAGAATTGAACTAA
- the argS gene encoding arginine--tRNA ligase yields MDSKLIIAQEIQAALPDMELEAIVNLLEVPKNSSMGDLAFPVFSLAKVLRKAPQAIASELVEKIQSDKFEKVQAVGPYINFFLNKQEISQAVLAEVIAKDKDYGQQELGQCKNITIDMSSPNIAKPFSVGHLRSTVIGDSLAKIFEKIGYKSVKINHLGDWGKQFGMLIVAYKKWGDEGAVRATPINELLKLYVRINKEAESQPELDEEARDWFRKLEAGDQEAISLWQWFRDESLVEFNRLYDLLRVQFDSYNGEAFYNDKMDEVVTLLEDKDLLQESQGAQVVKLDKYGIENPALIKKSDGATLYITRDLAAALYRKRTYDFAKSIYVVGNEQAAHFKQLKAVLKEMDYDWSDDITHVPFGLVTKDGKKLSTRKGNVILLEPTIAEAIKRAGDQIEAKNPDLPNKEAVAQAVGVGAIKFYDLKTDRLNGYDFDLDAMVSFEGETGPYVQYAYARIQSILRKADFKADPAVGYYLDDAESWEIIKLIQNFPAAIKRAADNFEPSIIAKFAISLAQAFNKYYAHNRILDQSPERDSRLALSYTTALVLKEALRLLGVDAPDEM; encoded by the coding sequence ATGGATAGTAAACTTATTATCGCTCAAGAAATCCAGGCTGCCCTGCCCGATATGGAGCTGGAGGCGATTGTTAATTTATTGGAAGTTCCTAAAAATTCTAGCATGGGAGACTTGGCCTTCCCAGTTTTTTCTTTGGCCAAGGTCTTACGTAAGGCTCCCCAAGCCATTGCCAGCGAACTGGTTGAAAAAATCCAGTCCGATAAATTTGAAAAGGTCCAAGCAGTCGGTCCTTATATCAATTTCTTCCTCAACAAGCAGGAAATTTCCCAGGCCGTTCTAGCTGAGGTCATTGCCAAGGACAAGGACTATGGCCAGCAAGAACTAGGCCAGTGCAAAAATATCACCATCGATATGTCCAGTCCTAATATCGCTAAGCCCTTCTCTGTCGGTCACCTGCGTTCGACCGTTATCGGCGACAGCCTGGCTAAAATTTTTGAAAAAATCGGCTATAAATCTGTTAAAATCAACCACTTAGGGGACTGGGGCAAGCAGTTTGGCATGCTGATTGTCGCCTACAAAAAATGGGGCGATGAAGGGGCTGTCAGGGCCACCCCCATCAATGAGCTCCTGAAACTCTACGTCCGCATCAATAAGGAAGCCGAGAGCCAGCCTGAACTGGATGAAGAAGCTAGGGACTGGTTCCGCAAACTAGAAGCAGGTGACCAAGAAGCCATCAGTCTTTGGCAATGGTTCCGTGATGAAAGCCTGGTGGAATTCAACCGACTTTATGACCTTTTGAGAGTCCAGTTTGACAGCTATAATGGCGAAGCCTTCTACAATGACAAGATGGACGAAGTTGTTACTCTCCTGGAAGATAAGGATCTCCTCCAGGAATCCCAAGGCGCTCAGGTTGTTAAGCTGGATAAATACGGTATTGAGAACCCTGCCCTCATTAAGAAATCAGACGGAGCCACCCTCTATATCACAAGGGACTTGGCGGCGGCCCTCTATCGTAAGCGGACCTATGATTTTGCCAAGTCCATCTATGTGGTCGGCAACGAACAAGCGGCCCACTTCAAACAGCTCAAGGCTGTGCTCAAGGAGATGGACTACGACTGGTCAGATGACATCACCCACGTTCCTTTTGGCCTGGTGACCAAGGATGGCAAGAAGCTCTCAACCCGTAAGGGCAATGTCATTCTCTTGGAGCCAACCATCGCCGAAGCCATCAAGCGGGCTGGTGACCAAATTGAAGCCAAGAACCCCGACCTCCCTAATAAAGAGGCCGTTGCCCAAGCTGTCGGTGTCGGAGCGATTAAGTTCTACGATCTCAAGACTGACCGCCTCAATGGATATGACTTTGATCTGGATGCCATGGTTTCCTTTGAAGGGGAAACTGGCCCCTATGTCCAATACGCCTATGCTCGTATTCAATCCATCCTTCGCAAGGCGGACTTTAAGGCCGATCCAGCTGTCGGCTACTATTTAGATGATGCTGAAAGTTGGGAAATTATCAAGCTCATTCAAAACTTCCCTGCTGCTATCAAACGAGCTGCCGATAATTTTGAGCCCTCTATCATTGCTAAATTCGCGATCAGCCTAGCTCAGGCTTTCAATAAATACTATGCCCACAATCGTATCTTGGACCAGAGTCCAGAGCGTGACAGCCGTCTAGCTCTCAGCTATACAACGGCACTGGTTCTCAAAGAAGCCCTGCGTCTTCTGGGCGTGGATGCACCAGATGAAATGTAA
- a CDS encoding ComC/BlpC family leader-containing pheromone/bacteriocin: protein MNSLAFEQFELMDTEMLASIEGGVNWDRVFGGATVYGAATMAVCMATGPIGWGAGAAYLGLRAASGAYIGYGLAS from the coding sequence ATGAATTCTTTAGCTTTTGAACAATTTGAACTTATGGACACTGAAATGCTTGCTAGCATTGAAGGTGGAGTCAATTGGGATCGTGTCTTCGGTGGTGCTACAGTTTATGGTGCAGCAACTATGGCCGTTTGTATGGCTACTGGTCCAATTGGTTGGGGAGCAGGAGCAGCTTATCTAGGTCTTCGTGCAGCTTCAGGTGCCTACATTGGTTATGGTCTAGCAAGCTAA
- a CDS encoding YitT family protein — translation MTKKTQPKRQIKYAVGKAAKKVGLLHAVRSISREKYAEKISASLFYGILSSIAVNFFFQPGHVYSSGATGLAQVLSALSDRFVGFVIPVSVTFYTINIPLMILAWFNLGHRFTIFTFITVTISSFFIQIMPQITLTSDPLINAIFGGLVMGTGIGYGLRSRISSGGTDIVSLYIRKKTGRAVGSISLMVNGTIMIFAGLLFGWQYALYSMVTIFVSSRMTDAIFTKQKKMQATIITSQPERVTKQIHKRLHRGVTQINDAEGTYNHEKKAVLITIITREEFNDFKYAMRKADPKAFVSVAEDVRILGRFVEDD, via the coding sequence ATGACTAAAAAAACACAGCCTAAACGCCAAATCAAGTATGCGGTCGGTAAGGCAGCTAAGAAGGTTGGTCTCTTACATGCGGTCCGCAGTATTTCGCGGGAAAAGTATGCCGAGAAAATTTCGGCCTCGCTCTTTTATGGGATTTTATCCAGTATTGCGGTCAATTTCTTCTTTCAACCAGGCCACGTCTATTCCAGCGGGGCGACTGGTTTGGCTCAGGTCCTATCGGCTCTGAGTGACCGCTTTGTCGGCTTTGTGATACCGGTTTCGGTAACCTTTTACACCATCAATATTCCGCTGATGATTTTAGCCTGGTTCAACTTGGGCCACCGCTTTACCATTTTTACCTTCATCACGGTAACGATCAGTTCCTTCTTTATCCAAATCATGCCCCAGATTACCTTGACAAGTGATCCCTTGATTAATGCTATCTTTGGTGGTCTGGTCATGGGGACGGGGATTGGCTATGGACTGCGGTCGCGGATTTCTAGCGGAGGAACCGACATTGTCAGCCTCTATATCCGTAAGAAAACGGGGCGGGCTGTCGGCAGTATCTCCCTCATGGTCAATGGAACCATCATGATATTTGCTGGTCTCCTCTTCGGCTGGCAGTATGCCCTTTATTCCATGGTGACCATCTTTGTCTCCAGTCGGATGACAGATGCCATTTTCACCAAGCAAAAGAAGATGCAGGCCACGATTATTACCAGCCAGCCTGAACGAGTAACCAAGCAAATTCATAAGCGACTGCACCGGGGCGTGACCCAAATTAATGATGCCGAAGGCACCTACAATCATGAGAAAAAAGCGGTACTGATTACCATCATCACCCGAGAAGAATTTAATGATTTCAAATATGCTATGCGAAAGGCTGACCCCAAGGCTTTCGTTTCTGTTGCTGAGGATGTCCGTATCCTAGGACGTTTTGTGGAAGATGACTAG
- the aspS gene encoding aspartate--tRNA ligase yields MKRSIYAGRVRSEHIGSQLTLKGWVGRRRDLGGLVFIDLRDREGIMQLVINPEQVSKEIMDKAESLRTEYVIEVTGTAQAREQANDKLATGAVELQVSDLVILNTSKTTPFEIKDDAEMTDDNRLRYRYLDLRRPSMLKNLKLRAKVTHSVRNYLDELEFIDVETPMLTKSTPEGARDYLVPSRVSQGHFYALPQSPQITKQLLMNAGLDRYYQIVKCFRDEDLRGDRQPEFTQIDLETSFLDEEEIQEITEGLIARVMKETKGIDVTLPFPRMAYDDAMNNYGSDKPDTRFDMLLQDLTDTVKDIDFKVFAQAPAVKAIVVKDAADKYSRKAIDKLTDVAKQYGAKGLAWVKYMDGKVTGPIAKFLTAIADKLTERLQLVDNDLVLFVADSLEVANTTLGALRTRLAKELDLIDQSQFNFLWVVDWPMFEWSEEEDRYMSAHHPFTLPTQETADQLEGDLSKVRAVAYDIVLNGYELGGGSLRINHKDLQERMLKALGFSQESANEQFGFLLEAMDYGFPPHGGLAIGLDRFVMILAGQDNIREVIAFPKNNKASDPMTQAPSLVAQKQLEELALQVQDHD; encoded by the coding sequence ATGAAACGTAGTATCTATGCCGGACGTGTTCGCTCTGAACATATTGGAAGTCAACTGACCCTCAAGGGTTGGGTGGGCCGTCGCCGTGACCTAGGCGGTTTGGTTTTTATTGATCTGAGAGACCGTGAAGGGATTATGCAGCTGGTCATCAATCCAGAACAAGTCTCTAAGGAAATCATGGATAAGGCTGAGAGCCTAAGGACCGAGTACGTGATTGAGGTGACAGGCACCGCTCAAGCCCGCGAGCAAGCCAATGATAAGTTGGCAACAGGAGCTGTGGAACTGCAAGTCAGCGACCTAGTCATTCTCAACACTTCTAAGACAACTCCTTTTGAAATCAAGGATGATGCGGAAATGACCGATGATAATCGTCTGCGTTACCGCTATTTGGACTTGCGCCGTCCAAGTATGCTCAAGAACCTCAAACTGCGGGCCAAGGTAACCCACAGCGTTCGCAACTACCTAGATGAGCTGGAATTCATTGATGTGGAAACACCCATGTTGACCAAGTCAACACCAGAAGGGGCCAGGGATTACTTGGTGCCAAGTCGGGTTAGCCAAGGCCACTTCTATGCCCTTCCTCAGAGTCCACAAATTACCAAGCAGTTGCTGATGAATGCTGGTCTTGACCGTTACTATCAAATCGTCAAATGCTTCCGTGACGAAGACTTACGGGGGGACCGCCAACCTGAGTTTACCCAAATTGACTTGGAAACCTCATTCCTAGATGAGGAAGAAATCCAAGAAATTACCGAAGGTCTAATTGCTCGGGTCATGAAGGAAACTAAGGGGATTGATGTAACCCTACCTTTCCCAAGAATGGCTTATGATGATGCCATGAACAATTATGGGTCTGACAAGCCAGATACCCGTTTTGACATGCTTTTACAGGACTTGACAGATACTGTCAAGGACATTGACTTCAAGGTCTTTGCCCAAGCTCCAGCCGTTAAGGCTATTGTGGTTAAGGATGCAGCTGATAAGTATTCTCGTAAAGCCATTGACAAGTTGACAGATGTCGCTAAACAATATGGGGCCAAAGGTCTAGCTTGGGTCAAGTATATGGACGGCAAAGTGACAGGACCTATCGCCAAATTCTTGACAGCGATTGCTGATAAGTTGACAGAGCGTTTACAGTTAGTTGACAATGATTTGGTCCTCTTTGTGGCCGATAGTCTAGAAGTCGCTAACACCACCCTGGGTGCCCTGCGGACACGCCTAGCTAAGGAATTAGACTTGATTGACCAAAGCCAATTCAACTTCCTCTGGGTGGTTGACTGGCCAATGTTTGAATGGTCGGAAGAAGAGGACCGCTACATGTCAGCCCACCACCCCTTCACCCTGCCAACTCAAGAAACAGCCGACCAACTGGAAGGCGACCTGTCCAAGGTCAGAGCGGTTGCCTACGATATTGTCCTCAACGGCTATGAATTGGGTGGCGGTAGCTTGCGGATTAATCACAAGGATCTGCAGGAGCGCATGCTCAAGGCGCTTGGCTTTAGCCAAGAATCTGCCAATGAGCAATTTGGCTTCCTGCTAGAAGCCATGGATTACGGCTTCCCACCACATGGTGGACTGGCTATCGGTCTGGACCGCTTTGTTATGATTTTGGCTGGCCAAGACAACATTCGTGAAGTCATTGCCTTCCCTAAGAATAACAAGGCTTCTGACCCAATGACCCAGGCTCCTAGCCTGGTTGCCCAAAAACAATTGGAAGAACTAGCTCTGCAAGTGCAAGACCATGACTAA
- the hisS gene encoding histidine--tRNA ligase: MKLQKPKGTQDILPAESAKWQYVENVARETFKKYNYGEIRTPMFEHYEVISRSVGDTTDIVTKEMYDFHDKGDRHITLRPEGTAPVVRSFVENKLFAPEVQKPVKMYYIGSMFRYERPQAGRLREFHQIGVECFGSSNPASDVETIAMAYQLFKELGIREVTLHLNSLGNTSSRLAYRQALIDYLTPMKDSLSKDSQRRLEENPLRVLDSKEKEDQVAVENAPSILDYLDEESQAHFEAVRQMLESLAIPYVIDTNMVRGLDYYNHTIFEFMAKVGDSDLTICAGGRYDGLVDYFDGPETPGFGFGLGLERLLLILDKQGISLPVEEGLDAYIAVLGQAANAKALELVQALRAQGFKAERDYLGRKIKAQFKSADAFKAKTLITLGESELESGQLTVKNNQTRQELETSLDTISQDFAGILEQLGY; this comes from the coding sequence ATGAAACTTCAAAAACCAAAAGGGACCCAGGATATCCTACCAGCTGAGAGTGCTAAGTGGCAGTATGTGGAAAATGTTGCACGTGAAACCTTTAAAAAATACAACTATGGAGAAATCCGCACACCCATGTTTGAGCACTATGAGGTTATCAGTCGCTCGGTAGGGGATACGACGGACATCGTCACCAAGGAAATGTATGACTTCCATGATAAGGGCGACCGCCACATAACCCTGCGACCAGAAGGAACGGCCCCAGTTGTCCGCTCCTTTGTGGAAAACAAGCTCTTTGCTCCTGAGGTGCAAAAGCCGGTCAAGATGTACTATATCGGCTCTATGTTCCGTTATGAACGGCCCCAGGCTGGTCGTCTGCGAGAATTTCACCAAATCGGGGTGGAGTGCTTTGGCTCCAGCAATCCTGCTAGCGATGTGGAAACTATCGCCATGGCCTATCAGCTCTTCAAGGAGCTGGGTATCAGGGAGGTGACCCTTCACCTCAACAGTTTGGGCAATACTTCTAGTCGTTTGGCTTATCGTCAGGCTTTGATTGACTACCTGACCCCGATGAAAGACAGTCTATCCAAGGACAGTCAACGTCGCTTGGAGGAAAATCCCTTGCGGGTGTTGGATTCCAAGGAAAAGGAAGACCAAGTAGCGGTAGAAAATGCACCTTCTATCTTGGATTATCTGGATGAGGAGAGTCAAGCGCATTTTGAGGCGGTTCGTCAGATGCTGGAAAGCTTGGCCATTCCTTATGTCATCGATACCAATATGGTGCGTGGTCTGGATTACTACAACCACACCATTTTTGAATTTATGGCCAAGGTTGGTGACTCTGATTTAACCATCTGTGCTGGCGGTCGTTATGATGGTCTGGTTGACTACTTTGATGGCCCCGAGACTCCTGGCTTTGGCTTTGGCCTAGGCTTGGAGCGCCTGCTTCTGATTTTGGACAAGCAAGGGATTAGCCTGCCGGTTGAAGAAGGCTTGGATGCCTATATTGCCGTTCTTGGCCAAGCTGCTAACGCTAAGGCCTTGGAATTGGTCCAAGCCCTGCGGGCTCAAGGCTTTAAGGCCGAACGCGATTACTTGGGGCGCAAAATCAAGGCCCAGTTTAAATCGGCTGACGCCTTCAAGGCCAAAACACTCATCACTCTCGGTGAAAGTGAGCTGGAGTCTGGCCAACTGACTGTTAAGAACAACCAAACTCGCCAAGAACTTGAGACCAGCTTGGATACTATCAGCCAAGACTTCGCTGGGATTTTGGAGCAATTAGGCTATTAG
- the rpmF gene encoding 50S ribosomal protein L32, translated as MAVPARHTSKSKKNKRRTHYKLTAPTVKFDETTGDYSRSHRVSLKGYYKGRKIAKAKAAE; from the coding sequence ATGGCAGTACCTGCACGTCATACGTCAAAATCTAAAAAGAATAAACGTCGTACTCATTACAAATTGACAGCTCCAACTGTTAAATTTGATGAAACAACTGGAGATTACTCACGTTCTCACCGCGTATCCCTCAAGGGTTACTACAAGGGACGTAAAATCGCTAAAGCTAAGGCAGCGGAATAA
- the rpmG gene encoding 50S ribosomal protein L33, whose translation MRVNITLEHKESGERLYLTSKNKRNTPDRLQLKKYSPKLRKHVVFTEVK comes from the coding sequence ATGCGCGTAAATATTACACTTGAACACAAAGAATCTGGTGAACGCTTGTACCTTACTTCAAAAAACAAACGTAACACTCCAGACCGTCTTCAATTGAAGAAATATTCACCAAAACTTCGCAAACACGTTGTGTTTACTGAGGTTAAATAG
- a CDS encoding IS30 family transposase → MSTTNCTTKQPYCHLSEVERGKIEAFLSEGVKPAEIARRLGRSRSTISREIKRGTTKQVKQVNGKKVYFDHYFADLAQRRYVEGQRGIYYLKLEKVSEHFLKAFEEAMKASPRVHSVDSFVYAYKEEHPSETVPSTKTLYNYSHQGLLAIKAIDLPKAVRLRKKTKKRSSTQKHLGVSIEERPETINDRSVFGHWEIGSVLGTQKAGEPSILTLVERKTRYAITAYLAGKTAATVNEAVKELMGLYPIKSITADNGSEFAALNELEGVQIYYAHAYSSYERGTNENFNGLLREFVPKGKSLKTLTAEDLAKATLAINQRPRRLLNYQTAKTLFGLAQTA, encoded by the coding sequence ATGTCCACCACAAATTGTACCACAAAACAACCCTATTGCCACCTCTCAGAGGTAGAACGAGGAAAAATTGAGGCCTTCCTATCAGAAGGGGTGAAACCAGCTGAGATCGCTAGACGTTTGGGAAGAAGTCGCTCCACCATTTCACGTGAAATCAAGCGTGGGACGACAAAACAAGTCAAGCAGGTAAATGGTAAAAAGGTCTACTTTGACCACTACTTTGCTGACCTAGCTCAAAGGCGTTACGTTGAAGGGCAACGAGGAATTTACTACCTCAAACTCGAAAAGGTATCTGAGCACTTTCTAAAGGCCTTTGAAGAAGCCATGAAGGCCTCTCCCAGAGTTCATAGTGTAGACAGCTTTGTTTATGCTTATAAGGAGGAACACCCAAGTGAAACCGTTCCAAGTACCAAAACCCTTTACAACTATAGTCATCAAGGCTTGCTAGCTATTAAGGCCATTGATTTACCTAAAGCTGTACGGCTTCGTAAAAAGACTAAGAAGCGCTCTTCAACGCAGAAACACCTTGGTGTCTCCATTGAAGAGAGGCCAGAAACCATCAATGACCGCTCTGTATTTGGACATTGGGAAATTGGCTCCGTGTTAGGGACTCAGAAAGCTGGAGAACCTTCTATCTTGACTTTGGTTGAGCGAAAAACCCGCTACGCTATTACAGCTTACCTGGCTGGTAAGACAGCTGCGACTGTCAATGAGGCTGTTAAAGAGTTGATGGGACTTTACCCTATTAAGTCTATCACGGCTGATAACGGTTCAGAATTTGCCGCCTTGAATGAGCTAGAAGGTGTTCAAATCTATTATGCCCATGCTTACTCCTCATACGAACGTGGGACAAATGAGAACTTCAACGGCTTACTTAGAGAGTTCGTTCCTAAAGGTAAGTCGCTCAAGACTCTCACAGCTGAGGATTTAGCTAAGGCGACCTTAGCTATCAACCAAAGACCAAGAAGACTACTCAACTATCAAACGGCGAAAACCCTGTTTGGGCTAGCCCAAACAGCCTAG